A part of Myxococcus landrumus genomic DNA contains:
- a CDS encoding pirin family protein — MSTTTQTLSSSTVHTALPRARTLESVHGGGPLHWVGDGFRVKTVVPSGGISQERVSPFLLLDHHPPYDYAPLARGQRGVGWHPHRGFETVTLAFQGHVAHRDNAGHSGVIGPGDVQWMTAASGILHEEYHEQAFSRRGGPFEMLQLWVNLPRTHKKDAPGYQPITAAQIPTVSIDGGTVRVIAGSFGDTRGPARTFTPITLLDVHLRAGSDLHVALPKHHNTLALVASGRISSGGEQASQGDVALFANDGDFLTLRADEDTHLLVLSGEPIREPIVHYGPFVMNSQREVIQAIHDFEAGRFGSVPEDAPGATS; from the coding sequence ATGAGCACGACGACACAGACCCTCTCTTCCTCCACCGTTCACACCGCGCTGCCTCGCGCCCGGACGCTCGAGAGCGTCCATGGCGGCGGGCCCCTCCACTGGGTCGGCGACGGCTTCCGCGTGAAGACCGTCGTCCCCAGCGGTGGCATCTCCCAGGAGCGTGTCAGCCCCTTCCTCCTCCTCGACCACCACCCGCCCTATGACTACGCCCCCCTGGCCCGCGGCCAGCGAGGCGTGGGCTGGCACCCTCACCGGGGCTTCGAGACCGTCACCCTCGCCTTCCAGGGCCACGTCGCCCACCGCGACAACGCGGGCCACTCGGGCGTCATCGGGCCCGGCGACGTGCAGTGGATGACGGCCGCGTCCGGCATCCTCCACGAGGAGTACCACGAGCAAGCCTTCTCCCGGCGCGGAGGTCCCTTCGAGATGCTCCAGCTCTGGGTCAACCTGCCTCGCACCCACAAGAAGGACGCGCCGGGCTACCAGCCCATCACCGCGGCCCAGATTCCCACCGTCTCCATCGACGGCGGCACCGTGCGAGTCATTGCAGGCAGCTTCGGCGACACCCGTGGCCCCGCCAGGACTTTCACCCCCATCACCCTGCTCGACGTCCATCTGCGGGCAGGCTCGGACCTCCATGTCGCACTGCCGAAGCACCACAACACCCTCGCCCTCGTCGCCTCCGGCCGCATCTCGTCCGGCGGTGAGCAGGCCTCCCAGGGAGACGTCGCCCTCTTCGCCAATGACGGCGACTTCCTGACCCTGCGCGCGGACGAGGACACCCACCTGCTCGTCCTCTCCGGCGAGCCCATCCGCGAGCCCATCGTCCACTACGGCCCGTTCGTCATGAACAGCCAGCGCGAAGTCATCCAGGCCATCCATGACTTCGAGGCCGGACGCTTCGGCTCCGTCCCCGAGGACGCCCCCGGCGCCACCTCGTGA
- a CDS encoding RHS repeat-associated core domain-containing protein encodes MKRALAWLSFGLYGINLLSSCGPPGDLNGGEGLAVSSASRLSGTERLLAPAGTVVDTNAQEGVTPGATEGGYSLTADGAASYSLPLWVPPGRAGMQPELALSYNSRSGAGIAGVGFNLSGTPSRITRCSKSVAQDGVVGQVRFDRSDAFCLDGARLVQTNPGAAAYGANGSEYRTEVDTFARVTLLASTPNGPPDAFEVRQKNGRILTYAARLEGARVMPHQVPPAGVSTNTLETVRFAWALSEVKDRQGNYMRLLYSLDGSPAVGFEQLLQRVEYTGSYADASVAVPQRAVVFTYEPGDVDASYVAGFKLLTTQRLWRIDMHAPDVPVSLSAPGAIVPWRSYTLKYREVSERSISGRNLLKTVTECDGHNVCKAPTTFSWGMGSDSFTTINTGITDVVANDELPRNDPNYPAAYTARDFWTLQLADVNGDGKDDLLYRVPRFSSSATFLHAEWRLRLSTGTGFGEAMNISFPRVQEADARDDLAPMDVDMDGRTDLLALDRTRCDQDISGQIQLYRFNSNSNDFTPTINDGSETYAVCNTSLANLRPRGLQTADLNADGLPDLIRSWRDANATSGTPTRWARRLNPLGTTGTLNFPAYTPLDILSGLEHAGLVVDVDGDGASEVLVRKPQSNTSDDYANYYTAVGVNSDGSVREMATTLSALPWDFEWGPPYHYLHLWMVDVTGDGLPDALTLHRELKPHDGMPRQLKLAVNTGNGFLPPQMLALPGEGMPGPSQFREGARFIDNGLRVLDFNMDGRQDLLLTDLYRDGTNVLRKQLTVLRSTGTGFATQSLSALPMGMWSGNGLTVPGPSGVPLEGSGWGQKLTRVGDINGDGVQDIVQVVEDFQSSPRRQLTVHLRQGGKPDLLQEVIDGSGKFVRFEYRALREMQDEGRYTPGSCTYPQYCGTRGMWVVSSYSVDSGQDLGPGVSARKYDVSYAEGRTDLRGRGWLGFARRVVTDTSTNATTTTEYDNVTRTGTLYLHAGTPTTETVRTPLATGTHSRVITFQRVARTAPEGVTHFLCPVKTSVSETESPYGVVSVLVSKQECDVYGNVTFQDTTAGLTTADTTGARLQRSLHLENHLSTWVLGLPRKVVETSTSAPTELYPNRRESKRTWTYQYCASEPCPESNLVWRVVTEPEGSVDTRLVVTFERDVTGQVASAEATHGGAAPPRKETFSFDNFEKLYPAVTVNAEGHRDDRAYHPALGVVALTEDLNGVRTRRTYDGFGRVRRETAPYREGGASVGADTLVDYAREGLRTRVTVQRAGSPTVIRKLDRWGREKVLSTQAADGRLTYATTGYDFFGRVSDTAQPIFENGRTKASTFTYDNLGRLLRVTAPDGFYQEWVYEGRVVRHFDEHRNWTSTHYTPLGQVQSVEEKLDAGSTVTTRYAYGPFGLLESVRDSGNSITSMEYDALGRRTKLMEPKLAPLVTAYDAFGDVREETDAGGRRTTYGYDRLGREVLINNADGQTRIVWDTAPYGVGGPAQAVNERGAATTADDVVLSYTYDTLSRPIQEALTQDGATYLLDQSYDSYGRPDTLLYPAGPGGTRLTAKQVYTVAGYPLAVKDATTGAVYWQAKERDASGRVIIEERGANVLTTWNRYDHQGRLRFIESRPNAPASSPIQSLAYSYNANNSLRSRHDTLKQVSESFQYDGLDRLTRWTVQARCDNTVTDYGYDPLGNLTSRKVARNGTQTEPQYFQYGAQTAPRHALTGVSPTANFSTLSESFAYDAAGNQTNAAEAGTGRFRNIAYTSFNLPSTLQTQQGTVNFTYDAFQRRTLKQNSNGDSTLYVGSVYEKRRQAGVDSHVFMVLAEGRAVAQVTLASSSGATPVTSYLLNDHLGSVETVTDAAGVVLEQRKYQPFGAQGRADDPTLSPVTTSSGVKLGFTSHEWDDESGLVNMRGRLYDPRVGRFLTPDPVVQAPFASQSLNRYSYVFNNPLRYVDPSGFSGEEALSSVMGTAPTSDGEMTSICGSPNPADCGSLPLGAVAEVGNSFDGGDSSPAAIAGGADQNGGIESGVVQSSCRFCVGDGRGLFAFSDKQMDDLQSWARETKLSYLPFVGVGTSFFNLMASAVRGNTGDLASDAAQVAISFVSGKLIGAAAKWGASVFASAARGLVQRAQRFLAPRIVLGACFVAGTPVLAADGLEPIEEVSVGDWVWAWGEETRAPGWHRVARTFIKPETVVLEVTLEATDGARESLGVTAEHPFGVVGRGWTEAQALWWGDEVESATGQRVRVVSVATSAERRAVFNLEVEDAHTYFVGEFASWVHNNSVSGLAPQSLYHYTSGAGYEGILQSGVIWASQGLKNARYGPGQYFSEIAPEAVGGITRAMTPAGKMSLGQLSTRFFRVPWNGRKVSHYLEVDVTGLGARQVAPNIWLVDGNAALDIAGRIVRSGVTVP; translated from the coding sequence ATGAAGCGTGCTCTCGCGTGGCTTAGTTTCGGCCTGTACGGCATCAATCTCCTGAGCTCCTGTGGCCCCCCTGGGGATTTGAACGGAGGAGAAGGACTGGCTGTCTCTTCGGCGAGTCGGCTGAGTGGCACCGAGCGCCTTCTCGCCCCGGCTGGGACGGTGGTGGATACCAACGCCCAGGAGGGCGTGACTCCAGGCGCGACGGAGGGGGGCTACTCCCTGACGGCCGACGGCGCGGCCTCCTACAGCCTGCCGCTGTGGGTGCCTCCTGGTCGCGCTGGCATGCAGCCGGAACTCGCGCTCAGTTACAACAGTCGCTCGGGCGCGGGCATTGCGGGCGTGGGCTTCAACCTGAGTGGGACGCCGTCGCGGATCACCCGGTGCAGCAAGTCGGTGGCGCAGGACGGCGTGGTGGGGCAGGTGCGCTTCGACAGGTCGGATGCATTCTGTCTGGATGGCGCCCGCCTCGTCCAGACGAATCCTGGCGCGGCGGCGTATGGCGCGAATGGCAGCGAGTACCGCACGGAGGTCGACACCTTTGCCCGGGTGACGCTCCTCGCAAGCACCCCTAACGGTCCTCCGGACGCCTTCGAGGTGCGCCAGAAGAATGGGCGCATCCTCACGTATGCCGCGAGGCTGGAGGGTGCGCGCGTCATGCCCCATCAGGTGCCGCCCGCGGGCGTCAGCACGAACACGCTCGAAACCGTACGCTTCGCCTGGGCCCTCTCGGAGGTGAAGGATCGGCAGGGCAACTACATGCGCCTGCTGTACTCCCTGGATGGCTCCCCTGCGGTGGGTTTCGAGCAGCTCCTGCAGCGCGTCGAGTACACCGGCTCGTATGCCGATGCCTCGGTGGCCGTGCCCCAGCGAGCCGTGGTGTTCACCTATGAGCCGGGCGACGTGGATGCGTCCTATGTCGCGGGATTCAAGCTGCTGACCACCCAGCGGCTCTGGCGCATCGATATGCACGCGCCGGATGTGCCCGTCTCCCTGAGTGCGCCGGGCGCCATCGTCCCCTGGCGCTCCTATACGCTGAAGTACCGCGAGGTCAGCGAGAGGAGCATCTCTGGCCGTAACTTGCTCAAGACGGTGACGGAGTGTGACGGTCACAACGTGTGCAAGGCCCCCACTACGTTCTCCTGGGGGATGGGCTCCGATTCCTTCACGACCATCAATACGGGCATTACCGACGTCGTCGCCAACGACGAACTCCCCCGCAACGATCCTAATTATCCCGCTGCCTATACTGCCCGTGATTTCTGGACGCTCCAACTTGCGGACGTCAATGGGGATGGAAAGGACGACCTGCTCTATCGGGTTCCGCGCTTTTCATCCTCAGCCACTTTCTTGCATGCGGAATGGCGTCTTCGGCTGAGCACTGGCACTGGCTTTGGCGAAGCCATGAACATCAGCTTCCCTCGTGTGCAGGAGGCCGATGCGCGGGATGACCTGGCGCCCATGGACGTGGACATGGACGGGAGGACGGACCTGCTGGCCCTCGACCGCACGCGCTGTGACCAGGACATCAGCGGGCAGATTCAGCTCTACCGGTTCAACAGCAACTCCAACGACTTCACTCCCACTATCAACGATGGTAGTGAGACCTACGCGGTTTGCAATACGTCACTGGCGAACCTTCGTCCCCGGGGCCTGCAGACCGCGGACCTCAATGCCGATGGCTTGCCTGACCTCATCCGTTCCTGGCGTGACGCCAATGCAACCTCGGGCACTCCCACGCGGTGGGCTAGGCGTCTCAATCCGCTGGGCACCACTGGCACGTTGAACTTCCCGGCCTACACGCCACTCGACATCCTCTCAGGGTTGGAGCACGCGGGCCTCGTAGTGGACGTGGATGGCGATGGTGCATCAGAGGTGTTGGTGCGCAAGCCTCAGTCCAACACGTCGGATGATTACGCCAACTACTACACGGCGGTGGGCGTCAACTCGGACGGGAGTGTGCGTGAAATGGCGACGACGCTGTCCGCGCTGCCCTGGGATTTTGAGTGGGGGCCTCCCTACCATTACCTCCACTTGTGGATGGTGGACGTGACGGGGGATGGCCTTCCAGATGCGCTGACGCTGCATCGAGAGCTCAAGCCACATGATGGCATGCCCCGCCAGCTCAAGTTGGCGGTGAATACCGGAAATGGCTTCTTGCCGCCGCAGATGCTTGCTCTTCCTGGTGAAGGCATGCCGGGGCCATCTCAATTTCGTGAGGGGGCGCGATTCATCGACAACGGTCTGCGTGTGCTCGACTTCAATATGGATGGGCGGCAGGACCTGCTGCTCACCGATCTCTATCGTGATGGAACGAACGTCCTGCGCAAGCAACTCACGGTGCTGCGGTCGACGGGAACGGGCTTCGCGACCCAGTCTCTCTCTGCCCTTCCGATGGGGATGTGGTCGGGGAATGGACTCACGGTGCCGGGGCCCTCCGGCGTGCCTCTGGAGGGTTCGGGCTGGGGGCAGAAGCTGACGCGAGTCGGGGACATCAACGGCGATGGGGTTCAGGATATCGTCCAGGTCGTGGAGGATTTCCAGTCGTCACCGCGCCGCCAGTTGACGGTGCACTTGCGGCAGGGGGGCAAGCCAGACTTGTTGCAAGAGGTCATCGATGGGAGCGGTAAGTTCGTCCGCTTCGAGTACCGGGCCCTGCGGGAAATGCAAGACGAGGGGCGGTACACGCCCGGTAGCTGCACCTATCCGCAGTACTGTGGCACGCGCGGAATGTGGGTCGTCAGTTCGTACTCGGTGGACAGCGGTCAGGACCTCGGGCCTGGGGTGTCCGCCCGAAAATACGACGTCAGCTACGCGGAGGGGCGAACGGACCTGCGAGGTCGCGGCTGGCTGGGCTTCGCTCGTCGCGTCGTCACGGACACGTCGACCAATGCGACGACGACGACCGAGTATGACAACGTCACTCGCACTGGGACGCTCTACCTGCACGCGGGCACTCCCACTACCGAGACCGTCAGAACACCCCTCGCGACAGGCACGCACAGCCGCGTCATCACCTTCCAGCGAGTGGCGCGCACGGCGCCTGAGGGCGTCACGCATTTCCTGTGTCCGGTGAAGACATCTGTGTCGGAGACGGAGAGCCCCTATGGTGTCGTTTCGGTCCTGGTGTCCAAGCAGGAGTGTGACGTCTACGGTAACGTGACGTTTCAGGACACCACCGCGGGCCTGACCACCGCCGACACGACGGGTGCGCGGCTGCAGCGCTCCCTTCACCTGGAGAATCATCTCAGCACCTGGGTCCTGGGCTTGCCCAGGAAGGTGGTCGAAACATCGACGTCGGCTCCCACGGAGCTGTACCCGAACCGTCGGGAATCCAAGCGTACGTGGACTTATCAGTACTGCGCCAGCGAACCCTGCCCAGAGTCCAACCTCGTCTGGCGCGTCGTCACGGAGCCGGAGGGGAGCGTGGACACGCGTCTCGTCGTTACCTTCGAACGGGACGTCACTGGACAGGTAGCATCCGCAGAGGCCACGCACGGCGGCGCAGCTCCGCCACGCAAGGAGACCTTCTCCTTCGACAACTTCGAGAAGCTCTATCCTGCTGTGACTGTCAACGCGGAGGGCCACCGAGATGACAGGGCTTATCACCCAGCGCTGGGGGTGGTGGCGCTCACGGAGGATCTCAATGGGGTGCGGACGCGCCGTACGTATGACGGCTTTGGTCGGGTGCGCAGGGAGACCGCTCCCTACCGTGAGGGTGGAGCCTCGGTTGGTGCGGACACGTTGGTGGACTATGCGCGCGAGGGGCTGCGCACCCGGGTGACGGTGCAGCGCGCCGGGAGTCCCACGGTCATTCGGAAGCTGGACAGGTGGGGGAGAGAGAAGGTTCTCAGCACCCAGGCGGCGGATGGACGTTTGACGTACGCCACCACGGGGTACGACTTCTTTGGTCGAGTGTCCGACACCGCACAGCCGATCTTTGAAAACGGGCGGACGAAGGCCTCTACCTTCACCTACGACAATCTAGGACGACTGCTGAGGGTCACCGCGCCGGATGGATTCTACCAGGAGTGGGTCTACGAAGGTCGTGTGGTGCGACACTTCGACGAGCATCGCAACTGGACGTCGACCCACTACACACCCTTGGGTCAGGTGCAATCGGTGGAGGAGAAGCTGGACGCGGGCTCCACGGTGACGACCCGTTATGCGTATGGCCCGTTCGGGCTGCTGGAGTCGGTGCGGGACTCCGGTAACAGTATCACCTCCATGGAGTACGACGCGTTGGGGCGCCGCACGAAGCTGATGGAGCCTAAGCTGGCGCCGCTCGTCACCGCGTATGATGCCTTCGGTGACGTGCGTGAGGAGACGGACGCTGGAGGCCGGCGGACGACGTATGGTTACGACCGGCTTGGCCGAGAGGTGCTCATCAACAACGCGGATGGGCAGACACGCATTGTCTGGGACACTGCGCCGTATGGCGTTGGTGGGCCGGCGCAGGCGGTGAATGAGCGTGGTGCGGCGACGACCGCGGATGATGTGGTGTTGTCGTACACCTACGACACGCTGAGCCGGCCCATCCAGGAGGCGCTCACCCAGGACGGTGCGACATATCTGTTGGACCAGAGCTACGACAGCTACGGCCGCCCGGACACGCTCTTGTACCCGGCGGGCCCTGGGGGCACCCGGCTGACGGCGAAGCAGGTGTACACGGTGGCGGGTTACCCCCTGGCGGTGAAGGACGCGACCACCGGCGCCGTGTATTGGCAGGCGAAGGAGCGCGATGCATCTGGACGGGTCATCATCGAGGAGCGCGGGGCCAACGTCCTGACGACGTGGAACCGCTACGACCACCAGGGGCGGCTGCGCTTCATCGAGTCCCGCCCGAATGCGCCGGCGAGCAGCCCCATCCAGTCGTTGGCCTATAGCTACAACGCAAACAACAGCCTGCGCAGTCGCCATGACACGCTGAAGCAGGTGTCGGAGTCCTTCCAGTATGACGGCCTGGACCGGCTCACGCGCTGGACGGTGCAGGCTCGTTGCGACAACACCGTCACCGACTATGGCTACGACCCCCTGGGCAACCTCACCTCCAGGAAGGTGGCGCGCAATGGCACCCAGACGGAGCCGCAGTACTTCCAATATGGCGCGCAGACGGCCCCGCGGCACGCGCTCACGGGAGTGAGTCCGACGGCGAACTTCAGCACGCTGTCGGAGAGCTTCGCCTATGACGCGGCGGGGAATCAGACGAACGCGGCCGAAGCGGGGACAGGGCGTTTCCGCAATATCGCCTATACGTCCTTCAACCTGCCCTCCACGCTGCAGACTCAGCAGGGCACCGTGAACTTCACCTATGACGCCTTCCAACGCCGGACACTGAAGCAGAACAGCAACGGGGACTCCACCCTCTACGTAGGTAGCGTCTACGAGAAGCGGCGGCAAGCAGGGGTCGACTCGCACGTCTTCATGGTGTTGGCCGAGGGTCGTGCGGTGGCGCAGGTGACGCTCGCCTCCAGCAGTGGCGCCACGCCCGTCACCTCATACCTGCTGAATGACCACCTGGGCTCGGTAGAGACGGTGACGGACGCGGCTGGTGTCGTGTTGGAGCAGCGCAAGTACCAGCCCTTTGGCGCGCAGGGCCGCGCGGATGACCCGACGCTGTCTCCGGTCACGACGTCCAGCGGCGTGAAACTGGGTTTCACCAGTCACGAGTGGGACGACGAGTCGGGACTCGTCAACATGAGGGGGCGTCTCTACGACCCGAGGGTGGGACGCTTCCTGACGCCGGACCCGGTGGTGCAGGCGCCCTTCGCCAGCCAGTCCCTCAACCGGTACAGCTACGTCTTCAACAATCCCCTTCGCTATGTCGACCCCTCTGGTTTCTCGGGCGAGGAAGCTCTCTCGAGTGTCATGGGGACTGCGCCTACCTCCGATGGCGAGATGACCTCCATTTGCGGCTCCCCCAATCCGGCGGACTGCGGCTCTTTGCCGCTGGGGGCGGTGGCGGAGGTTGGCAACAGCTTCGATGGTGGAGACAGTAGCCCTGCGGCCATCGCGGGTGGAGCTGACCAGAATGGCGGCATCGAGTCGGGTGTCGTGCAGTCCTCTTGTCGGTTCTGCGTGGGGGATGGGCGAGGCTTGTTCGCCTTCAGCGACAAGCAGATGGACGACTTGCAGAGTTGGGCGCGTGAGACGAAGTTGTCCTACCTCCCATTCGTCGGAGTCGGCACGTCGTTCTTCAACCTGATGGCGTCGGCGGTTCGCGGCAACACGGGCGATCTGGCCAGTGATGCGGCTCAGGTGGCGATCTCGTTTGTCTCTGGGAAGTTGATAGGCGCCGCCGCCAAGTGGGGTGCATCTGTCTTTGCATCAGCGGCACGCGGCTTGGTGCAGAGAGCGCAGCGGTTCCTTGCGCCGAGAATCGTGTTGGGAGCTTGCTTCGTCGCTGGAACACCTGTTCTCGCGGCGGATGGGTTGGAGCCCATTGAGGAAGTGTCGGTTGGAGACTGGGTGTGGGCCTGGGGTGAGGAGACGAGGGCACCTGGCTGGCATCGGGTGGCACGAACCTTCATCAAGCCCGAGACGGTGGTGCTCGAGGTCACGCTTGAGGCAACTGATGGAGCCCGAGAATCGCTCGGAGTGACAGCGGAGCACCCGTTCGGCGTCGTGGGGCGGGGTTGGACGGAGGCACAGGCACTCTGGTGGGGGGATGAGGTCGAATCCGCCACGGGGCAGCGTGTGCGTGTGGTCTCAGTCGCGACGTCCGCAGAGCGCAGGGCGGTCTTCAACTTGGAGGTGGAAGACGCTCACACATACTTCGTCGGTGAGTTCGCCTCGTGGGTTCACAACAACTCGGTGAGCGGGCTTGCACCTCAGTCCCTCTACCACTACACGTCGGGAGCGGGGTACGAGGGCATCCTCCAGTCGGGAGTTATCTGGGCGTCACAAGGTCTGAAGAACGCTAGGTATGGCCCGGGGCAGTATTTCAGCGAGATTGCGCCAGAAGCAGTTGGTGGCATAACAAGGGCAATGACCCCGGCGGGGAAGATGTCGCTGGGGCAACTTTCGACGAGGTTTTTCCGCGTGCCATGGAACGGCCGAAAGGTGAGCCATTACTTGGAGGTGGACGTGACAGGGCTAGGGGCCAGGCAGGTTGCTCCGAATATCTGGTTGGTTGACGGCAACGCGGCGTTGGATATTGCAGGTCGTATCGTGCGTTCCGGGGTGACGGTGCCATGA
- a CDS encoding macro domain-containing protein, protein MPSLFVSGDLLRQEGLDALAHGCNCAGAMGKGIAVEFRARFPTMYAEYKQRCADGRFGLGDVFTWTERGVTVFNLGTQKTWRTKAELGSLESAVIKMVQEAEAKGLTRVGLPRIGAGLGGLPWESVRALLLRIGESTRVSLVVFEDYVPGVTVELS, encoded by the coding sequence ATGCCCAGCCTCTTCGTGAGTGGGGACCTGCTGCGGCAGGAAGGGTTGGACGCGCTTGCTCACGGGTGCAACTGCGCTGGCGCCATGGGCAAGGGCATTGCTGTTGAGTTTCGAGCGCGCTTTCCGACCATGTACGCCGAGTACAAGCAGCGCTGTGCGGACGGCCGCTTTGGACTGGGAGACGTATTCACCTGGACCGAGAGGGGCGTGACGGTCTTCAACCTTGGGACGCAGAAGACCTGGCGGACGAAAGCGGAGTTGGGTTCGCTCGAGAGCGCTGTCATCAAGATGGTCCAGGAGGCGGAAGCCAAGGGGCTCACGCGAGTCGGTCTCCCGCGCATCGGCGCAGGGCTCGGCGGACTCCCTTGGGAGTCCGTGCGAGCGCTCTTGCTTCGCATAGGGGAGAGCACCCGTGTGAGCCTGGTCGTCTTCGAGGATTATGTTCCCGGCGTGACGGTAGAACTTTCGTAG
- a CDS encoding IS5 family transposase (programmed frameshift), with translation MVRELVPDALWQRVAPLLPPPRPKKKMGRPRADDRAALEAIVFVLKSGIPWEMLPRKQFGLCGMTAWRHLEEWTRAGVWEELQARLLDELGLRGKVDLSRASIDSTSVRASKRGPFSGPNPTDRAKAGSKHHLLVDAQGLPLTESLTAANVHDSHELFPLLDSVPPVRMPSGQRQRRPRKLHGDKAYASKKNRRGLWLRGIAPRIARPGVESKERLGRFRWVVERTLAWKNQLRRLRVRDERRDDVHFGFLVLGCCLMLLRRLYPDFG, from the exons ATGGTTCGTGAGCTTGTCCCTGACGCACTCTGGCAGCGCGTGGCGCCCTTGCTGCCGCCGCCTCGCCCCAAGAAGAAGATGGGGCGTCCACGAGCGGACGACCGGGCAGCCTTGGAAGCTATCGTCTTCGTTCTCAAGAGCGGCATCCCGTGGGAGATGTTGCCCCGCAAGCAGTTCGGACTGTGTGGCATGACAGCCTGGCGCCACCTGGAGGAGTGGACGCGGGCCGGAGTGTGGGAAGAACTGCAGGCTCGTCTGCTGGACGAGTTGGGTCTACGCGGCAAGGTGGACCTCTCCCGGGCCAGCATCGACTCCACCTCCGTCCGGGCGTCAAAAAGGGGGCCCT TCTCGGGCCCAAATCCGACGGATAGAGCGAAGGCGGGTAGCAAGCATCATCTTCTCGTAGACGCTCAGGGCCTTCCACTCACCGAGTCGCTGACCGCAGCCAACGTGCACGACTCGCACGAACTCTTCCCACTCCTCGACTCCGTGCCGCCCGTGAGGATGCCATCGGGTCAGCGACAGAGACGCCCCAGGAAGCTTCACGGCGACAAGGCGTATGCCTCCAAAAAGAACCGGCGGGGACTTTGGCTGCGCGGCATCGCTCCTCGCATCGCACGGCCGGGGGTCGAGTCCAAGGAGCGTCTGGGTCGTTTCCGCTGGGTGGTGGAGCGCACGCTGGCCTGGAAGAATCAGCTCCGCCGTCTCCGTGTTCGAGATGAGCGTAGGGACGACGTCCATTTCGGATTCCTCGTCCTTGGCTGTTGCCTCATGCTCCTTCGACGCCTCTATCCTGACTTTGGTTAG
- a CDS encoding IS701 family transposase, protein MQLKRLEGELASFLESMFSGLGRVERRRAMDWYVKGLLLEGESKSIEPMAGRLVEQPSEKEAMRQRLQQCIGGSSWADDEVMRRLALKLEADLPSIEALVLDDTGFPKKGKHSVGVARQYSGTLGRTDNCQVAVSLHLAGEKVSGCIGMRLYLPAEWMADSKRLSKAGVPEDVKFKTKRDIALGLIERALNWGVKRRLFLADCGYGNDIEFREELTRRGLPYIVGIRGDSVVWPPGFKLPPIPPKPAGMSGPARTRYRFGEAKPVAAQKLAADLPPAAWKSLSWGDGPKGRKRSRFAALRIRIGHGHSIGLAPGDEQWLLCEWPRREEGPTKFHLSTMPADTPLKQLVRLTKLRWRVERYYQELKAEVGLDHFEGRTWRGFHHHATLCAVAHGFLALRRALFPPEPSALDVADGAARASTHSAPSDWHLPALQQGHPLQSSA, encoded by the coding sequence ATGCAGCTGAAGCGACTGGAGGGCGAGCTGGCGAGCTTCCTCGAGTCGATGTTCTCAGGCTTGGGCCGTGTGGAGCGGCGCCGAGCCATGGACTGGTACGTCAAAGGACTGCTGCTCGAAGGCGAGAGCAAGAGCATCGAGCCGATGGCGGGGCGACTGGTGGAGCAACCATCCGAGAAGGAGGCCATGCGCCAGCGCCTTCAGCAATGCATCGGCGGTAGCAGCTGGGCTGACGATGAAGTCATGCGTCGGTTGGCCTTGAAACTGGAGGCAGACCTGCCAAGCATCGAAGCTCTGGTCCTGGATGACACCGGATTCCCCAAGAAGGGCAAGCACTCCGTGGGCGTGGCCCGTCAGTACTCCGGCACGCTGGGCCGAACCGACAACTGCCAGGTGGCCGTCAGTCTGCACCTGGCTGGTGAGAAGGTCAGCGGCTGCATTGGAATGCGGCTGTACCTGCCGGCGGAATGGATGGCCGACTCAAAGCGCCTGAGCAAGGCGGGCGTGCCGGAGGACGTGAAGTTCAAGACGAAGCGAGACATCGCCCTGGGGCTGATTGAGCGTGCATTGAACTGGGGGGTGAAGCGGCGGCTGTTCCTTGCGGACTGCGGGTATGGGAATGACATTGAGTTCCGCGAGGAACTCACGCGCCGGGGGCTCCCGTACATTGTCGGCATTCGGGGAGACTCAGTGGTCTGGCCTCCCGGATTCAAGCTTCCGCCCATTCCCCCAAAGCCCGCCGGCATGAGTGGGCCGGCTCGCACGCGTTACCGCTTTGGTGAAGCGAAACCCGTTGCCGCCCAAAAACTGGCCGCCGACCTACCACCCGCCGCATGGAAGTCGCTCAGCTGGGGTGATGGGCCCAAGGGCCGCAAGCGCTCCCGTTTCGCAGCACTGCGCATCCGCATTGGCCATGGACACTCGATTGGACTCGCCCCGGGCGACGAACAGTGGCTGCTCTGCGAATGGCCAAGGCGCGAGGAGGGGCCCACCAAGTTCCATCTCTCCACGATGCCAGCGGACACTCCCCTCAAGCAGTTGGTTCGCTTGACGAAGCTGCGCTGGCGCGTCGAGAGGTACTACCAGGAGCTGAAAGCCGAGGTCGGCCTGGACCACTTCGAAGGGCGAACATGGCGCGGCTTCCATCACCACGCCACCCTCTGCGCCGTAGCCCACGGCTTCCTCGCGCTCCGTCGGGCGCTTTTCCCCCCGGAGCCGAGTGCACTGGACGTTGCCGATGGTGCGGCGCGCGCTTCAACCCATTCTGCTCCTTCAGATTGGCACCTGCCCGCTCTGCAACAGGGCCATCCGCTCCAGAGCTCCGCCTGA